The Agaribacterium sp. ZY112 genome includes the window TCCTAAGCAACGCCCACTTCAGAGCCGTTTTTATTGCTCGAACCATATCACTATTAGGCTTAGGATTGTTGGTGGTTGCCTTACCCAAACAGGTTTACGAAATAAGTGGTGATACCTTACAGGTTGGGCTTGTACTCGCACTTGAAGGCGCAGGGCTTTTTGCTGGTTTACTTTTAGGGGGAGTCTTAGCAGACCGTTACGATCGTAAAAAACTTATCGTATTGGCACGTAGTATTTGTGGTCTGGGTTACGCTACTCTAACCGTAAATGCGCTCTTTGCCCAAGCATCCCTTTCTGTTATATACACCTTTTCACTATGGAACGGTTTTTTTGGCGCGCTTGGTATTAGCGCATTATTAGCAAGCATGCCCCACATTGTAGGCCGAGAAAAACTATTAGAAGCTCGAGCAATCAGCATGCTTTCAATGCGCCTTATTGGTATTGCAGCACCAGCCCTTGCCGGCTTAATCATTAGCCTTGGCAGTGTCGCTTGGGCCTATGGACTCACTACACTGGGCACAATCATCACAGTCATATCTCTATTGCATTTACCCTCTATGCGGCCGAGCAGACAAGTAGATCACGTCCAGCCAATAACAGCTTTATTTGATGCTTTAAAATACATATGTAATCAGCCACTTATTCGAAGTCTAGTTATTATGGGAGCACTGATAAGCGCTAGTACAGCCATTAGAATTTTCTTTCCCGAACTGGTTGCGCAATATTTTAGCAATCAAGCTTGGGTACTTGGTTTATTTTATGCAGCTGTTCCCGCTGGCGCTGCATGTGGCGCGTTTCTCAGTGGCTGGGCTCAAAACATCAAACGGCCTGGAAAAACTATGACCTGGGTGAGTATTGCAGTATTTACCTGTGTCGTGGCATTTGGTCTAACATTCAGCCTAACGACCGCCTACTTATGGCCGACATTATTGTGCTTATTTGTCTTCGGCTACTTAAATACAATAGCCTCACTTTTACAATACACCTTACTACAAGCGCACACACCTGATCATTACTTAGGGAGAGTGAACGGGCTTTGGACGGCACTAGATGCAGGAGGTGATTCATTGGCCATGTCTGGCGCTGCCATATTGGCAAAAATCGCTGGCACAACACTAAGCATAGTCAGCATCGGCACCATTGCATTAGCCATAAGCGCTACGATAATGAGCCTCTCCAGCCCTTTACGCAGAGCATGCTTTGAGCCGGCTTTAGAGGCTAAGAATTAATTACAAGAGAGCTGATACACGCAGGTGACGATATAGCCTTCCCATATAATAAATCGGCCAGCTATTTTTTTATGACGAGGTAAGTTATGAGCTAACTCTTTACTTAAGCTTAAAGTAAACGAGCCTTTAGTTGGCTCTAGCTCAACTAACTCAGCCGCTTTAAAATCAAAATAACAAGCAACTGAATAATATAGAGCCTTAAATAAACTTTCCTTTGCTGAAAAGACCAAGCTTAAAGAAACAGTTTTGTCTATTGATCCAAGCATCGCAGCGCTATTTATCAGTTGTTCTTCAGAAGGGCTCAATAAACTGGTTTTAATATCGCCCGAGATAGCAGAAACATCGTCAATACACTCTAAATCTACGCCTAAATAATCTAGCCTTGTGCTTTCTGCCATTGCACAGATGGCAACACCGTTACAGTGAGAAATACTTGCATGCACACCCGTAGGCCAACTAGGAGAGCGATGGGTGCCTATAGGTACTTGTAAGTTTTTATAATTAAAATATTTTAGCGCAAGAGAGGCGCAATAACGCCCAGCAAGAAAGTCGGATTTTCGTTTGTTTCTGGATTTCTGTAAGGATGCTGGGAAATCAATTAAAAGTTCTAAAAAAAGATCGTCTTTATAATGAGCTAGAGCATAGTCGCAAGTAAAAAATTGAATAAACTCAGAAACAGGCTGACCAAGATTAAAGTTAGAAGCAAGAGTATTTGGCTTTATGAACATAAGAAGCAATTGCAGCTCTTATAAGAAGCCACTAATTGAAAATCATTATCAGCCCCTTAACATCGGTTAAAGGGGCTGATACCTTTAAAAATTAGAAAGAGTAACCTGCACTTAGATATACGGATTGGCCGCGCTCCAAGTAATCAAAGTTTTCATCTTCTTCAAACAATAAAACATTATTTAAATTAGTCACGCCCAGCTTAACATTAAAGCTATCAGTAATATCCAGGCTTCCCCCTAAATCTACAACACCGTAGGAAGGCACTTTCTCAGCAGAAATAGTTTGCTCACCGACATAACGATATGAAACGAATGTCGATAAATTAGAAATAACCTGCCAATCCAGTTTTACATTAGCAGAGCTCTCTGGCACATAATCAAGGTCTAAATCTGTATCTGTGTCTTTCGCATCTGTCACTGTGTAATTAGCGGATAAACGCAAACTATCAATAATATCTACAGAGGCATCAAATTCCCAACCTTTGTATTCTGCTTTTGACAAATTAATATAACTAATCATCGGTGTAACACCGTCACCGGGGTAAATGCCAACCATGGTTGTCGCATCACGATAAAGCTTGTCAGTCACCTCATTATGGAAATAACCACCACCAAAACTCCAGCGATCTGCCTGATATAAAGCACTTAATTCATACGCGGTGTTTTTCTCTGGATCTAGATCTGGGTTACCCGTTAAATAACACTGGTTTCTACAGCTGATGACCGTATAACCTTCCGTATACTGGAACAGCTCAGGTGCTTTAAAGCCAGAACCGACACCACCTTTAATCACTAAATTATCCGTAGCGCTGAAAACCACATAAGCTCGAGGACTAAAATGAGTACCGTAATCTTCGTGATTATCCACACGCCCACCTAAAGTGAAGCCTAAACGACCAAAATCCAACTCACCCTGAACAAAAGCGGCGCTTTGTGAAATTGTCTCAGCACCAAAGGGCATATCCCTGTCACTAGCAAGCTCGGTTGTACGATATTCAGCACCATAAGAAAGCAGATGCTTACCTAACTTAGAGTTAAATAGAACATCAATATTATTATTGGTCTGCGTAGCATTCGCTGTACCGTCTGGTGTACGTGTATCTCCAGCGTAGGCTGTACTCTGATCAAGCAGCTCAAACTCTTCATACGAGTAACGCACTTGAGAATCGGCCCAATCAAACTTGCCTTTATAAGCTAGATTGACAGTTAAACGATCACTTTCTTGCTGAGTATTCTGTAAGGCAGGGCCACGATACCAATCGTATTCACGCTGATCCTCTACCTTAGTTAGATCAAACTTCAAACTCTGTGTGTCTGATAGCAAGTAATCCAAGCCCACTAAGATAGAACTCGCTTCTTTTCCTTCAATTCCTGAGTTAGCAGAGGCTGGCTCAGGGTATACAAGCCACTCATCGCGGTCATAATAATCGACAGCTATCTTAGCCAAGAGCTTGTCTTTCACAATGGCGCCAGAAGCATAGCCACTGACACGAGTTTGATCACCGCCCTCACCCTCTTGCATTAATGACTTTTCAGCTCGAATGTCACCAGTCCAATCTTCTGACGATTGCTTGGTAATGATATTTACCACACCACCCATAGCATCGGAACCATAGAGTGAGGACATTGGCCCGCGAATGACTTCAACACGCTCAATTGAATCTAAAGGAATGCTTGAAAGATCAAAATCATTACCACGAATCAAGGCATTAGCTGACCCAGTACGATTTCCGTTAATTAAGATTAAGGTGTAGCTAGATTCTAAACCACGGATACGCACAGCACTTCGGCCAGAACTACCATTACGTTGAAGCGTTAAGCCAACACTGTGTTCTAAGGCCTCACCAATATTGGCAACCGGCATACTTTGAATGTCCTCAGCTGTAATCACGCTAACCGAAGCTGGTGCCGTTGCTAAGTCATGCTCGGTTGTTGTTGCCGTTACCACCATTTGCTCTACATCACCTTTACCATCAACATTTGCTTGCGCAGCTGCTGATACAGCTGACATCGCCAGTACAGAACAAGCCAGAGCCAAAGGCTTATGTGTAAATTTAACTATCATTGTTTTCCCTTAATCGTAAGAATTCATGCCCTAACGGAGCAGTAAAAATAGGTATGGCAAAGCCTCAAGTTAAATACAAGCTAGTAGAGCGTCTTGCTCAGATTAAACCGAGTATGCCAGCTAATGACGAGCAGCATTTACCCACACTTAATGCAAATGATAACACTTCTCATATGCATTACAAATAGCACTGACTTGATTTGTGACAGCATTTAGGGCGAATAACAGCAATTTAGTACAAATGCAGACCTATTTTTAGAAGAAGCTAGCCCCTCTTCCCCATAAGCCCGCGCTAAATAAATACTATGGCCGTGATGGATGCCAAGTAATTAACCTGCGTGTCAAACCGATTAAACTTAGCCAAAAAACAGTAAGGTTTAGACTTTCCCTATAAAAACCTTACTTCGTAATAAAACACAGCTTAAGCCGCCACGTATATCAGCAGCATCAATGAGAGACATCGAAGTCGGAGCTGCTTAGTTTTTTGAGATATTAAGCAGGACTGAAAGCTATCCGCTATGCATCCACAGAGGCTGCCCCCCAAAAAAGTTGGCGTCATTTATTCCAGAATTTCACATCATCACACATACGATCAATTCTCATTTGCCCTTACATTATCATTTGATGTACTGTTGAAAATCCTCAGCGTACCAAGGTCAACGGATAATGAAACGAACTATGCTAGGCAGCGCTCAGATGGCGCAAGCTATCGAAGACTACCAACAACACAGTAAGCCATTTTTCTTTAGTAATGGATCTATGGCGCTGCTGGGAATAGGAAAACAAAAATCATTAAATGTAAAAACCTGCTTTTCTAATCTTGATAGTAAGGTTAGAGAACTATTAACTGATTCAAAAACGCCACAATGCGACAATCCCGTAGCACTTGGCATCATCCCTTTTTGCGAGTCGGAGACAGCAAAATTTATAGTGCCGGAACAACTTTATGTGGCCTCTTCCTTACGGCCCGAGCACTTAAAAACCAAGCAGCCCACACCCACCCAGCCACCGTCTATAGCTCCTGAGCCTAAGCCCAGTGACTACACTGATGCCGTCCAAAAAGCGCTGAAGGAAATGACTAAAGGCCGTTTTGAAAAAGTGGTGCTTTCGCGCGCGCTCACGATACAAAGCCGCGAACCTATCGCCTTAAACAATTTACTAGCAACATTGCTTAAGCAAAATAGCAAAGGCTATACATTTTGTGCCGAAATTGGTGAAGGAGAAAATAAAAACAGTTTAATTGGCTCCAGCCCTGAACTATTAGTATCAAGAAAAGGCAGGCAAGTCTGCTCAAACCCTCTAGCAGGATCACGTAAACGCGATATAGAAGAAAATAAAAACGAGACTCTTTCTTTTAGCCTACTTGAAAGTGACAAAGATCTTCGTGAGCATTCTCTTGTGGTTGAGGCGGTTGAAAACACACTGCAAAACCATTGCAGTAATTTATACTCGCCCATGTTGCCATCGGTAATTTCCACCCCTTCTATGCTGCACTTATCCAGCTATTTAGAAGGTACCTTGCAAAATGAAAGCACCAGTGTCTTAAAACTTGCTACAGACCTCCACCCTACGCCTGCAGTATGTGGTTTCCCTAAAGAGGCCGCCAAACAATTTATAGACCAGCAAGAACCATTTGATCGCCGTTATTTTACCGGCTTAGTAGGTTGGGTTGACTCTCGAGGAAATGGTGAATGGGTGGTTGTCATCCGTAGCGCTGAAGTCAGCGAGTTTTCAGTAAAAGTATTTGCTGGTGCCGGTATTGTCGAAGGATCTATACCCAATGATGAACTCGATGAAACCGGCAATAAAATGCGCACTATTCTAAATGCTCTGAATATCAGCCTAGACTCTGAAGGAAAGCCAAAAAAACCATCTGACGGCGTTAATTTAAATAGGACCAAAGAAGCTGAAACAACAAAATTAAATCGAATTAAGATTCTTAGTAAAGCTAAAGAGGCGGCTCAATCTTTCCATAAAAAAGTAACTATCAAAAATGAGGAGCGTGTATGAATAAGCAAGCTTCTGATGCAGCACTCTTCAGCAATTGGCCCGAAGCAGAACAGCGATATTATAGAGAGCAAGGTTTTTGGAAAGACATTAGCATATGCCATGAATTAGATCGCCGAGCCAAATCCCATCCAGAATCTAATGCTATTATTTGTGGCGAGCGAACCTTTACCTATCGCCAACTCCACCAACAAATTGATACTTTAGCGGCTGCATTTATTGACTTAGGCTGTCGTTTTGGTGATCACGCGGTTATACACCTGCCTAATATCGCTGAATTCTATATTGTGTATCTAGCACTACTTAAAATTGGTGTAAAACCTGTATTAGCGTTATCTGCCCATAGAGAAAGTGAATTAGAGTATTTCTTCAAAGCCAGTCGCGCAAAACTAATTATCACCGCCAACCAATTGGGCTTCAGTGCACTTGAGTGCCTAAACAACATGCAATTCGAAAGCCCAAACGAAGTAGTCAAAGTGGTGTGCAATGGGCCAGACAGTTGCAGTAATCATAAAATTATATTTTCTGAAGAATTACTTCAATCGAAAAACACGGTACATATCAATGATTTATTGAGTCGAAATACGACTAAATCCGTCAAACTCCCTACTGAAGCAGAGCTTATTGAGCAAGGCTTTTCTTTTTTCCAGCTATCAGGTGGTACTACGGGCTTACCAAAGCTGATTCCTCGCACCCATAACGACTACTGGTATAGCCTGACAAAAAGCGCTGAGGTTTGTAAATTTGATAGTTCAACTCGCTATTTATGCGCCCTGCCCCCCTCGCATAATTTCCCACTAAGCTCCCCTGGTGCTCTGGGCTGTTTTAGTACTGGCGGCTGCGTTGTCATGGCTCACGATCCAAGCGCACAAACAGCATTTGAGTTAATTGAAAAGCATCAAGTCACCGTGGCAGCTTTAGTGCCTCCGCTAGCCCTTTTATGGCTAGACCTAGTGCAAGAGCAGCGCTGGAACCTCAACTCATTGAAACTACTGCAAGTTGGTGGTTCCCGCTTAAGTAACAATGCCGCCAAGCGTGTTCTAGAACACTTCAACTGCCAACTGCAACAAGTGTTTGGTATGGCTGAAGGCTTGGTTAATTACACTCGTTTGGACGACCCTACAAGTGAAATAATACAAAGCCAAGGTCGCCCAATGTGCGACGCTGATCAAGTTAAAATCGTTGATGAACGTGGCAACAAGGTTGAGCAAGGTGAAAGTGGCATATTACTTACCAAAGGCCCTTATACCATTTGCGGATACTACGATGCGCCAGAGCACAATGCCAGAAGCTTTAATGCCGAGGGCTACTATATTACTGGTGACATAGTTCGGCTAACCGAGCACGGCAACATTCAAGTTGTAGGTCGAGACAAAGACCAGATTAATCGTGGCGGTGAAAAAATTGCTGCAGAAGAAATAGAAAATCACCTACTTAGCCACCCCGATATTCACAACGCAGCACTAATAGCGGTAGATGACGACTATTTAGGCGAAAAAAGTTGCGCCATCCTCGTTTGCCCTAGCATCAAACCCAAAGCACATCAAATTAAGAAATTCTTACGCGGTAAAAGGTTAGCCAACTTCAAAATACCTGATCGCATTGAATTTATAAATGAACTCCCCAAGACCCCAGTTGGGAAAATTAATAAAAAACAACTTGCACAGCAATTTTCAGAATCAAAGGAAGTGTAATGGCCATTCCACGTATAGCCCCCTATCAACTAAATGATATTTTGGAATACAAAAGCAATAAAGTTGATTGGCAAGTCGATACCAACAAGTGTGTTTTACTTGTTCACGATATGCAGCAGTACTTTATTGATTTTTATGATAAAAGCCAGGAGCCTATCCCAAGCTTAATTAAGAACATAAAAGCCATTATTGATGCCTGCCACGAAGCTGATATCCCTGTTGTCTATACCGCTCAGCCAGGAGATCAAACAGTAGAGCATCGAGCCTTACTAAGCGATTTTTGGGGGC containing:
- the entS gene encoding enterobactin transporter EntS, which translates into the protein MNKKILLDCSLILSNAHFRAVFIARTISLLGLGLLVVALPKQVYEISGDTLQVGLVLALEGAGLFAGLLLGGVLADRYDRKKLIVLARSICGLGYATLTVNALFAQASLSVIYTFSLWNGFFGALGISALLASMPHIVGREKLLEARAISMLSMRLIGIAAPALAGLIISLGSVAWAYGLTTLGTIITVISLLHLPSMRPSRQVDHVQPITALFDALKYICNQPLIRSLVIMGALISASTAIRIFFPELVAQYFSNQAWVLGLFYAAVPAGAACGAFLSGWAQNIKRPGKTMTWVSIAVFTCVVAFGLTFSLTTAYLWPTLLCLFVFGYLNTIASLLQYTLLQAHTPDHYLGRVNGLWTALDAGGDSLAMSGAAILAKIAGTTLSIVSIGTIALAISATIMSLSSPLRRACFEPALEAKN
- a CDS encoding 4'-phosphopantetheinyl transferase, translated to MFIKPNTLASNFNLGQPVSEFIQFFTCDYALAHYKDDLFLELLIDFPASLQKSRNKRKSDFLAGRYCASLALKYFNYKNLQVPIGTHRSPSWPTGVHASISHCNGVAICAMAESTRLDYLGVDLECIDDVSAISGDIKTSLLSPSEEQLINSAAMLGSIDKTVSLSLVFSAKESLFKALYYSVACYFDFKAAELVELEPTKGSFTLSLSKELAHNLPRHKKIAGRFIIWEGYIVTCVYQLSCN
- a CDS encoding TonB-dependent receptor domain-containing protein, encoding MIVKFTHKPLALACSVLAMSAVSAAAQANVDGKGDVEQMVVTATTTEHDLATAPASVSVITAEDIQSMPVANIGEALEHSVGLTLQRNGSSGRSAVRIRGLESSYTLILINGNRTGSANALIRGNDFDLSSIPLDSIERVEVIRGPMSSLYGSDAMGGVVNIITKQSSEDWTGDIRAEKSLMQEGEGGDQTRVSGYASGAIVKDKLLAKIAVDYYDRDEWLVYPEPASANSGIEGKEASSILVGLDYLLSDTQSLKFDLTKVEDQREYDWYRGPALQNTQQESDRLTVNLAYKGKFDWADSQVRYSYEEFELLDQSTAYAGDTRTPDGTANATQTNNNIDVLFNSKLGKHLLSYGAEYRTTELASDRDMPFGAETISQSAAFVQGELDFGRLGFTLGGRVDNHEDYGTHFSPRAYVVFSATDNLVIKGGVGSGFKAPELFQYTEGYTVISCRNQCYLTGNPDLDPEKNTAYELSALYQADRWSFGGGYFHNEVTDKLYRDATTMVGIYPGDGVTPMISYINLSKAEYKGWEFDASVDIIDSLRLSANYTVTDAKDTDTDLDLDYVPESSANVKLDWQVISNLSTFVSYRYVGEQTISAEKVPSYGVVDLGGSLDITDSFNVKLGVTNLNNVLLFEEDENFDYLERGQSVYLSAGYSF
- a CDS encoding isochorismate synthase; this translates as MKRTMLGSAQMAQAIEDYQQHSKPFFFSNGSMALLGIGKQKSLNVKTCFSNLDSKVRELLTDSKTPQCDNPVALGIIPFCESETAKFIVPEQLYVASSLRPEHLKTKQPTPTQPPSIAPEPKPSDYTDAVQKALKEMTKGRFEKVVLSRALTIQSREPIALNNLLATLLKQNSKGYTFCAEIGEGENKNSLIGSSPELLVSRKGRQVCSNPLAGSRKRDIEENKNETLSFSLLESDKDLREHSLVVEAVENTLQNHCSNLYSPMLPSVISTPSMLHLSSYLEGTLQNESTSVLKLATDLHPTPAVCGFPKEAAKQFIDQQEPFDRRYFTGLVGWVDSRGNGEWVVVIRSAEVSEFSVKVFAGAGIVEGSIPNDELDETGNKMRTILNALNISLDSEGKPKKPSDGVNLNRTKEAETTKLNRIKILSKAKEAAQSFHKKVTIKNEERV
- a CDS encoding (2,3-dihydroxybenzoyl)adenylate synthase gives rise to the protein MNKQASDAALFSNWPEAEQRYYREQGFWKDISICHELDRRAKSHPESNAIICGERTFTYRQLHQQIDTLAAAFIDLGCRFGDHAVIHLPNIAEFYIVYLALLKIGVKPVLALSAHRESELEYFFKASRAKLIITANQLGFSALECLNNMQFESPNEVVKVVCNGPDSCSNHKIIFSEELLQSKNTVHINDLLSRNTTKSVKLPTEAELIEQGFSFFQLSGGTTGLPKLIPRTHNDYWYSLTKSAEVCKFDSSTRYLCALPPSHNFPLSSPGALGCFSTGGCVVMAHDPSAQTAFELIEKHQVTVAALVPPLALLWLDLVQEQRWNLNSLKLLQVGGSRLSNNAAKRVLEHFNCQLQQVFGMAEGLVNYTRLDDPTSEIIQSQGRPMCDADQVKIVDERGNKVEQGESGILLTKGPYTICGYYDAPEHNARSFNAEGYYITGDIVRLTEHGNIQVVGRDKDQINRGGEKIAAEEIENHLLSHPDIHNAALIAVDDDYLGEKSCAILVCPSIKPKAHQIKKFLRGKRLANFKIPDRIEFINELPKTPVGKINKKQLAQQFSESKEV